The proteins below are encoded in one region of Ursus arctos isolate Adak ecotype North America unplaced genomic scaffold, UrsArc2.0 scaffold_24, whole genome shotgun sequence:
- the LOC113249302 gene encoding keratin-associated protein 4-12-like isoform X1 — MVNSCCGSVCSDQGCGQETCCRPTCCQTTCCHPSCCVSSCCRPSCSGSSCCGSSCCRPSCCISSCCRPTCCQTTCCRPSCCQTTCCRTTCSRPSCCVSSCCRPSCGGSSCCGSSCCRPRCCISSCYHPTCCRPSCCISSCCRPSCGGSSCCRPSCCISSCCRPTCCQTTCCRTTCCRPSCCVSSCCRPSCSGSSCCGSSCCRPSCCISSCCHPTCCQTTCCRPSCCVSSCCRPSCGGSSCCGSSCCRPSGCISSCCRPTCCQTTCCRTTCCRPSCCVSSCCHPSCGGSSCCGSSCCRPSCCISSCCRPSCCGSSGCGSSCCQPSCCCPSCCLRPVCGRVSCHTTCYRPTCVISTCPRPMCCASSCC; from the coding sequence ATGGTCAACTCCTGTTGTGGCTCCGTCTGCTCTGACCAGGGCTGTGGCCAGGAGACCTGCTGCCGCCCCACCTGCTGCCAGACCACCTGCTGCCACCCCAGCTGCTGTGTGTCCAGCTGCTGCCGCCCCTCCTGCAGTGGCTCCAGCTGCTGCGGCTCCAGCTGCTGCAGGCCCAGCTGCTGCATCTCTAGCTGCTGCCGCCCCACCTGCTGCCAGACCACCTGCTGCCGCCCCAGCTGCTGCCAGACCACCTGCTGCAGGACCACCTGCAGCCGCCCCAGCTGCTGTGTGTCCAGCTGCTGCCGGCCCTCCTGCGGTGGCTCCAgctgctgtggctccagctgctgcaggCCCAGATGCTGCATCTCTAGCTGCTACCACCCCACCTGCTGCCGCCCCAGCTGCTGCATCTCCAGCTGCTGCCGCCCCTCCTGCGgtggctccagctgctgcaggCCCAGCTGCTGCATCTCTAGCTGCTGCCGCCCCACCTGCTGCCAGACCACCTGCTGCAGGACCACCTGCTGCCGCCCCAGCTGCTGTGTGTCCAGCTGCTGCCGCCCCTCCTGCAGTGGCTCCAGCTGCTGCGGCTCCAGCTGCTGCAGGCCCAGCTGCTGCATCTCTAGCTGCTGCCACCCCACCTGCTGCCAGACCACCTGCTGCCGCCCCAGCTGCTGTGTGTCCAGCTGCTGCCGCCCCTCCTGCGGTGGCTCCAGCTGCTGTGGTTCCAGCTGCTGCAGGCCCAGCGGCTGCATCTCTAGCTGCTGCCGCCCTACCTGCTGCCAGACCACCTGCTGCAGGACCACCTGCTGCCGCCCCAGCTGCTGTGTGTCCAGCTGCTGCCACCCCTCCTGCGGTGGCTCCAgctgctgtggctccagctgctgcaggCCCAGCTGCTGCATCTCTAGCTGCTGCCGCCCCTCCTGCTGTGGTTCCAGTGgctgtggctccagctgctgccagccctcttgctgctgcccctcctgctgcctgCGCCCAGTCTGTGGCCGGGTCTCCTGCCACACCACTTGCTATCGTCCCACCTGTGTCATCtccacctgcccccgccccatGTGCTGTGCATCCTCTTGCTGTTGA